The Bacteroidota bacterium region ACCAATTCTTAACCTATAATAGTTCTCCGCCTGTGGCGGATTAGTTTGTAGAATGGTAATGCCGAACTACATCCCGAATGCCCCGCTTAACCCCGATAATTATCGGGATGCGGGGGGATTAGTCCCTTTCTTTTGGACTATTATATATTGAGTTTCGGTATTATAAGCCTGCTAATTCCTTATATATTGTAGCTAATTTTACAGGCTTTGTTTCGGCAGTAATTGTTTTTTGGCTTGTGACCTTTTGATCAATTTTTTGAAACATGGGATTTCCTTCCTTCAACTCAAGCACAAGCACGCTTAGTTCTGTACCTAATGGTATTTTTGCAAAATATTTACCTTCTTTTTCTTGATTAGCGACAATCATACTGTTTAATCCTTTTATATAATAATAAACTGAAGCATTTGGCTTGGTGTTGACCTTGATTGTAATCAAAGAATAGGTGGGCGTATTAGAAAATCTATCGCAATTATAATAACCTACTGCTGGAATACTTGTACTGTATATTGCGGCTACATTGTTTGTAGTTAACATTCCCAATTCCGCTTTTTTCTCCAAAATTTTAATCTTAAAATCAGCGACTATTGCCCCAAAACGTGCATCATTCTTAACCAAATCTTGTGCAAATCTGTTTTGCCAAATTTGATTACTATATAGAACATAATTATATTTCCTGTAGCTATAAGAAGTTGTTTGCGAATTATATTTAAGCTTCCTATTGATACATATTTCGCTAATTGCTTTATTATCGGCAAAGCGAATCCAATTTAATATGTCAATTATGTGATGATGATAGATGTCTTTTGATATATAATAATCGTTTCCTGAATTGAAGCTAATTGCTTTTTCTAATCCTTGCATAGATAATTCCTTTTTATTACTTGCCCTTATCAAAGAACTTATAGTACTGTTGAAAATGGCCAATTCATTCCTTTTATTTGATTCTTCATGCTTGGCGATTTCACTATCAATCCAGCGATAGAATCTAAGATAATCTTCTCCAAACAAGGAACTATCTTTTACAAATTGTTCCATACGTTTTTCATATTTTGCCAATTTAATATCATATCTTTCCTCTCTTAAATTATACTCCTTTTCTAGTTTAGAATTCTCCTTTTTTACCAACCACCTTTTGATATAGGAGGGTAGTGTTTTTTTCTCAAATTTAGTGCGGAACCTTTCTTCCGTGCACACTATATTTTTTCTTGGAACTTTTGGTTTAATTGGTTTAGCAGGAAATTTCTGAATAAGGTATTGGTAATTAAATTCTGCCAGAGGTGTCTCATCGGGTCTTAGAATCAAGGTTTTTAAATAGGTCACATCTAGCCCGTCGGTAGCTATCATTATGCTGTGAGCAGTTTTGGCTCCAAATGAGCGATTGGTAGTTTTCCATTCTACCTTTTTAGCATCGGGCTTAATACCCACAAACAATCGCATATTATTTTTCATATTTTGCGATGGCATTCGAACTAGTAACTCCTTACCATCCCTTATTTTCAGCTCTTCACCATTATAGTTGGCAGTTATCTTAAACATTCCTCCACTTTCTAAAATTTTTCCTTCGCATACAGTTGAAAGGTTATTGAAACAGCATCCATCGGTTTTTGAAATTCCGCTAATTTTATTTCTACTTTTTCGTTTGAAATAGGTTTACCACCCTTTGTTTCAAAAGCATTCTGAGGTATAGTAATTTTTGTACCTTCTGTACCTACAATGATATTTTCGTTTATAGAGTTTAATGAAAAGCACTGCGTATAATCGCCACCCGCTGCTTTTAATACCTCTGATATTTCCTCAAATACATATTTCCTTAATTCAATTTCCACTCTTCTATTATATGCTTTTCCTTCTTCAGTGCGATTCTGGTTTTCTGGTTTACGTTCGCCGTACCAATTAATGTCCATCATTTTTTCATTTATCCCATTCTCCACCAAATAACTATATACCGATTGTGCTCTTCGCCTCGATAGATTCATATTATAAGTGTCGTTTGCATCATTGTCGGTATGAGCCTCAAGTGTGAGTTCATAATACTTTTCTCCTTTCGCATCTTTCAAAATTTCATCTAGTACTTGCTTGTCTTCGGCATCAATCAAGTACTCGTCAACATTGAACTTTACACGGAATTTGTTAGCGGTAAGTTGGGCGTTGGTGATGTTGAAATAAATAAACAACAGCACAAAAATAAGTTTTTTGTGTACCATGGTTATTAGAATTTAGCTTTGATATTAAAACGTAATTTCTAAATTTTTATTTTATTAAATGCAAATTTTCAGATTAACAGAAGTATAAAATGTGAATTATGTAATTTTAATCTTGAAAGGTGTAACAAATATATTTTGGGTTCTGCATAATCTTGCGGCATAAATAAAACAATAATATGATACGTACAATTAAACACAGTATTTTTTGCCTCTTAACATTAAGCATGATAGGAATTGGAAACAGTTGCACGCCACTCAACAAAACACAAAAGGGAGCAGCCATAGGCACAGCTAGTGGTGGAGTAATAGGTGGAATTGTGGGCAGGGCTTCGGGTAATACCGCACTAGGTGCTATTATCGGTGCCACTGTGGGCGGGGTAACAGGGGCAGTAATTGGTACCAAAATGGACAAACAAGCCGCTGAAATAAAAAATACCGTTCCTGGTGCAAAAGTATATAGAGTGGGAGAGGGAATTATAGTAGAATTCAACAGCAAAATTTTATTTGCTTTCGATAAATCAGATGTTTCTGAAACCGCCAAAGAAAACCTCACCAAATTGGTTACTGTATTAAACAACTACCCAGAAACCAATATAGAAATACAAGGCCATACTGACAACGTTGGTACCGATCAATATAATTTAGATCTATCAGGCAGACGGGCTTCTGCTGTGAGTTATTATATAAGCCAGAAAGGTATTGCATCCAATCGGATTAGTACAAAACCTTATGGTGAATCAGTTCCAAACTATACCAATGACACCGAAGAAGGAAAAGCATCCAATAGAAGGGTAGAGTTTTTAATTACAGCAAATGCTAAAATGCAATCGGATGCTAAAAAAGAAGCAGAAAAAAAATAAATTAACATATAATACTATACTGCCATGATACAAAAAATACTACTTTCGACCTTAATCCTGTTCAGCTTTAATGCATTGGCTCAGGAAACAAGAACACCAGTTATGGGAAAAAGTTCCTTCGGAATATACGGCGGCGTAAATTTTCAAAACATCAATGGAAAAGATGCCAATGGGGATAAGCTGAGTAATTCGATAGTAACCAAATTTAATGTCGGTGTGAATGAAGAAATTCCTTTGGGGCCCGACTTTTACCTACAACTAGGCTTGCAATATATTGGTAAAGGTGCTACAGAAAAACTGGTTTATAGAGGTGCTTCCATCGTTAGAAATATTAATATAAGCTATTTAGAAATCCCTGTTAATATAGTATATAAACCTTTGGTTGGGAAAGGCCATTTTCTATTGGGATTCGGCCCTTACTTTGGTTATGGAATTATGGGTAAAATTAAATATACGGGTGGCTATAATGGAAATTACAATTTGCAGTTTGCAAATAAAGTAGTCTTGGGCGATCAAAGCAACCCAGACAATACTATCTACTATAAGCATCTCGATGCTGGGGCAAATGTTTTTTTCGGATATGAGTTTACCAGTAAGGTTACACTTACATTTAATTCGCAGTTGGGTTTGGTAAATATAAATCCAAACTATAGCAATGCTCCCAATAGTAAAATCGCCAATAAAAATACTGGATTTGGCTTAACCGTGGGATACCGTTTTTAATACCGAAACTCAATATATAATAGGCCAAAAAAAGGGGGACTAAGCATATTGTAGTTCGACATTGCCATGCTAAAAGCTAATCCGCCGCAGGCGAAGAACTATTATAGTTTAAGAAATGGTAATAAACCTTCCAAAAGGTGTTTACGTTACTAAAAAAATACTTTTTTCACTCTAGTCCGAAATAGTATATCGATTTAACATCGATAGATGGGCTAAAATTAATGATACTCTTAAAGTGAGTTATCCTGAAGTGTTATGGTTCGCTTTTTTTCTTTATGCAAATACCAAAATACGCCTATTATTATTATTACGCTGAATATGAACATGAAAATATTATAGGTAGATTCTACATCAAAACTAGAATCCATTTTATTATAATCGGCAATTACGAAGAATAAATTATTTGAAAAATGCAATAATATATTGGCCCAAAGCGATCCTGTAAGTTCATATACAAAAGCAAGCATCAATCCCATTAAAAAGATTACAATAATCTGGCTTGGTTGGTCGTGGGTAATAGCAAAAAACAGGGACGAAACAATGGCGGGCAGCCAAACGCTACTAGTTAGTTTTTTGAGTAGTAAATAAACGCCTCCCCTGAAGAAAAACTCTTCGCACAATGCAGGCAGTAAAGCCATAAACGCAATATTGATAAGCAGTTCACTGCTATTGTCAGCCTTTATCATTGCTGTTATAAACCCCGATTGTTCTTTATTTCTTTCAAACAACAAACTGTTGAAATACTCCAAGTAATTCTGCGGATAAAGCGTGGCTACAAATAACACCAGCACTAATAATATAATAATAAATTTGGGTACTTTAAGCAAGCCAGTCTCACTATACATTTGGTCTCGGTAAGTTACTTGCATCACTACCAAAAAAGGAACGGCCATTGCGGTAATTTGACTCATGACTTGCGTAAAAATAAGGGCATTGATAGTTCGAGCTTCGTTTGGATGACTCTTTATATAATCGAACAGATTATATATTTCACAAGGCACTCCATATATTTTTACCGCAGCGGCAGCAGCTAAAAAAGTAAAGACAAATAATCCCAGAAAAAACAACCCGCACAGCATAATGAGCCGCTGCAAATATTGGCCATTGGGTTGATTTTGAATTGACATAGTTTGTAAATAAAGTTGTATGGTACTATATTATATATTTATTTATCACATACAGCAATTTATGTGAAACAGCAATACCTTATATATGATTAATAACCGTAATCTGAGCGGCCACGACGACGTTTCAACCTCATTTCATATAATAGTTCTTCGAACTGCTCTTCCGTCTTTTTAGATTCGTCAAGCAGCTCTGTATTAGAACTAGTAAGCTTTTCATCGAGAGAAATTTTTGAAGTGTCTTCGGGCTGCATACCACTAATTCCTACATACCATTCTTTGTGCTCGTCGTTTTTCTTTAAAACTTTATAGTAGTATACATATCCAGTTTTATGTTTAAAAGTGGTGAGTCTTCTGTCCAACAGTACGATGCTGTCTTTCTTGTTTTTGTCTACTTCGCTTTCGCTGCTTCCACTATAACTGTAGGAGCTAACCGCTTCTTTCATAAATATAGAACGAGCAATGGCTTCTTGTGTTTTATATTTTGCAGGGAATAAATCCAAGCGTTTAATCCTCGACATTCGTTGATATAGCTTATAACGCAATTGGTCATCATCAGCAATCTCCATTATAATACTATCAGCCACCGCTACTTTTGATTTAATCATAGCTATCACGATACGCATCCTGAATTCCTTGTTTTTGCTCTGAAACTGTTTGTCTATTAATTTTTTTATTTGCGGCTCACTATAAAAAGGCAATAATAAATAAGTATAGTTCACCAAGTCATCATCATATTCTGAGGTGTGCGATGAACCTCCTTCTTCTTTGGCCTGCTGGCGTTTCAAGGTAATACGTGCATCATTGTATATTTGTACCTTATACGCTGCATAGTCGGCGGGTTTTAAATAGTTGCTGTCCACCAACCACGACATCAAATCATATATACCCGATTTATATTCTTCTATGGTATTCAGTTTTGCTAGGTCGGGGAACCAGATACGAGCCAACCTAAAAGAATCCTCGGCATTGTTGAATATTCCCTTCAAATCGTAACTCCCCGACGGAATAGGAGCTTCGCTCAACAATATATTTTTAATAGTGCGGAAAGATTCCTGTGTCATAAACCGCGTCATGCTGCGGAGAATGGCTAATTGTAAAGTAGTAGTATCTCCCACTTTTATATATTCTTTCTTAAGATAATCTAACACCATGGTATCACGCTTGCGTCCACGCCATCCATACCCTAGCTCTTCTATCATATCGGCTTTGCGGTCGAGGTAATTTTTGGTGAAATAGAAACTATCAATAGCACCCATCCATTGTTTATATGATTTATCAGTAAGCCAAACATCTTTAATGGACTCAACCGCTTGCGACTTTGTAGCACTATCAGTACTAAATAAGTCTTTGATAAGTGTATCGGCTTTGCTCACAAATAAAGGTCTGCCAATAGTGGTATCAGCGGGTTTGAAAGTATTATAAAAGGTAGTAATAAATTCGCTTTCGCCCTCAGTACTGTCTATCATACATTGCAAGGTGTATAATACCGATCCTTTAAGCACAAACTTGTATTTGTGGCGGCGGGCAGTGGCTGTATCAGCATAAAGTATATCGTAAGTATGTATATCTTTTTCGTGTTTTTCACTTTTTTTAACTACATATAAATCCGAATCGTTTAAATTATTTATCACCAAACGCCTAAAATATCCGGTATCAATAGCACTTATATATTTACCATATCTATAATACTCAACACGAATAGCTTCATCACTTTCGGGAGGGGTAAATAATTGTACTTTTGTTTCACTTTCTTGAGGCCCTTGACGGCTGCTATAAGAGTTATAATAGGAGTAACTACTTTCTGCTGGTTTTTTGGGTTTGTAGGGCGTTTTCACTGTAAAATGT contains the following coding sequences:
- a CDS encoding OmpA family protein, translated to MVHKKLIFVLLFIYFNITNAQLTANKFRVKFNVDEYLIDAEDKQVLDEILKDAKGEKYYELTLEAHTDNDANDTYNMNLSRRRAQSVYSYLVENGINEKMMDINWYGERKPENQNRTEEGKAYNRRVEIELRKYVFEEISEVLKAAGGDYTQCFSLNSINENIIVGTEGTKITIPQNAFETKGGKPISNEKVEIKLAEFQKPMDAVSITFQLYAKEKF
- a CDS encoding OmpA family protein, coding for MIRTIKHSIFCLLTLSMIGIGNSCTPLNKTQKGAAIGTASGGVIGGIVGRASGNTALGAIIGATVGGVTGAVIGTKMDKQAAEIKNTVPGAKVYRVGEGIIVEFNSKILFAFDKSDVSETAKENLTKLVTVLNNYPETNIEIQGHTDNVGTDQYNLDLSGRRASAVSYYISQKGIASNRISTKPYGESVPNYTNDTEEGKASNRRVEFLITANAKMQSDAKKEAEKK
- a CDS encoding outer membrane beta-barrel protein, encoding MIQKILLSTLILFSFNALAQETRTPVMGKSSFGIYGGVNFQNINGKDANGDKLSNSIVTKFNVGVNEEIPLGPDFYLQLGLQYIGKGATEKLVYRGASIVRNINISYLEIPVNIVYKPLVGKGHFLLGFGPYFGYGIMGKIKYTGGYNGNYNLQFANKVVLGDQSNPDNTIYYKHLDAGANVFFGYEFTSKVTLTFNSQLGLVNINPNYSNAPNSKIANKNTGFGLTVGYRF
- a CDS encoding type II CAAX endopeptidase family protein — translated: MSIQNQPNGQYLQRLIMLCGLFFLGLFVFTFLAAAAAVKIYGVPCEIYNLFDYIKSHPNEARTINALIFTQVMSQITAMAVPFLVVMQVTYRDQMYSETGLLKVPKFIIILLVLVLFVATLYPQNYLEYFNSLLFERNKEQSGFITAMIKADNSSELLINIAFMALLPALCEEFFFRGGVYLLLKKLTSSVWLPAIVSSLFFAITHDQPSQIIVIFLMGLMLAFVYELTGSLWANILLHFSNNLFFVIADYNKMDSSFDVESTYNIFMFIFSVIIIIGVFWYLHKEKKRTITLQDNSL